From the genome of Solanum lycopersicum chromosome 7, SLM_r2.1:
GTGCTCATATAGAGCATGGTCTACCTCACCACCAACTTGGGGTGTGACAGACAACTTGTTGATTGTGACCTTAATTGTGCTACTACACCAGACTCAAATATCTGGACACTGGAAACAAAAATTTTGTGTACTCCTTTCACAAAGCTATTAGTTTTATGAGGGTGCTCACGACTGGGTTCTACTTGGACACATTTATTTATAGTTCTAAGAAAACTTGGTGAACAAGCATGCACATTTTATCATGTCAATAATTTGGACTAGCCTTTTGGAAACAAAAGAAGTTGCAAAAGCAATTGTTAATCAGTAATCCAGCTGATAAGTGTAAAAAAGATAAGGTAACCTTTTCAAGTTTGTCTTGTTGAACAAGCCTCCTCAGCCTAGAACTCAGCAGCCTTCTAAAGTTCTGGGGCACCTCATGCCTTTGCTGCAGTAGATACAGAACAATAAGAAATGCCCACTTCAGTTATCTATTGCATAGTTCTGCAATTATGTGATATCTATTTCTGTCAGACAAAAGAAAACTATTGGAAGTACTGGAACTCAAATTTTAAACACCTTGACATACTTCTGCAGTCAGTCTGCAACTATTTCTCATTAGGCTATGGgtgaatcatttttttttcttttgcttattAACCAAATTGACTTTATTTCCTTGAGCTTTTAGTTATGTTTCACTAATCAAAGTtgatatattttcctttttcctgGAATGAATACTAGCTCTGTTTGCCTCAAGGACTGAGGGAGAGAACCTGGATATCTTGCAGGATGGTAAGTACATTCTATCTGTCATGCCTTTCAAGTATGATGATGAAGACATAGATGtaaataaaaacacaaacacaacaaaaataaagtcTCCATCTCCTATATATGTCAAATTGTCATATTAATGACATTGGAACTGTAGCTATTTCATAGAATATTGGCATCCAATTGATGATCACATTTTTTTACTCTTATTTACCTATGGAAAACTTAAAATTCCTTTCTGGTCAATGGTCAAAATTACAGTGATTGCCTAAATCATAATGCTTCtagtaaaatataagtaaacaGACTGTTTTCATTGATAGCCATGGTGTCCGGGCAAGCTTGCGCGCACCTAAACTAATTCCACAGGACAGCAACAGGTACCAAGTGGCAAGTAATAGGTAACTCTACCCACCATTAATGGGACAAATGGGAAGAAACGACCTAGGTTTTTTTGTCTCTGCCTGGATTTCAACCATAAGTAACACTCTGTATGATTGGCAAGGGGTATGTGAAAGTGTCAAGTACCTCCTAGATGGCTAGAAAAGCAAAAGAGAGACCAGAAAGTGTAGTGATGTCTCTGTATACCTCAATGAAGTTAACAAGTTTGCTTGTGTCAGATCCATTTGGCTCGTTTAGACTTGAAAGTGCATCATATATCATTTGATTGTACCTAAGAATAAtgcaataatattatttcaagaaaacaaaaacagaattacaagGAACAAAGAGGAAAAAGAAGAGAACTCAAAGAGGTACTCAGTTAAGATACCAAGAAATGAAATGATTAGCTTTAATCATAAGATTTCTAATAAGGTCAATCTGAGATACAAGACTCTTCATTTGGCTAGTGTCCATCTTTGTGCCCGTCTATCCATATCAGACCAAATTGTTCCAAGCCAGAATCAACAGTCAATAGATTACCATATTGATGCACTTTATACAATTCAAAGAATAACAACTACCAATTATCTTTTCCCACATCACTGTGATTTAAGTTAAAAAGTCTGAAGGAAATGCATTCGTTAACTCGGAAGGATATGGATTTGACAAGTCTCATTTCCTGGCATATTCaacaatttgaaaaagaaattcaaaaagaCAAACTTTGAGGCAGTTTTTCCATCTAGTGCGCATTTTGAAGAATCTTCCATAACAGTGTCTGCTGATGCATCTTGTGGAACTAGAGTGGAAGAAAGAGGGGCATATGTGATGGCCAATGGAGCTGCTGCAGCATCAGGATTAGCCTTCGCTTTTGGTGTCCTTGATTTATCTCTTGGTCCTTGCCCATTGGCACTAACATTTAAATTTCTCCATTTATCCTATATAAAATACAATGCCAAAAAGTTAATGAGAGAAAATGGAAAAACTGGAAGTACAGTAGAATGGAAGAAGACAACACGATTCTCATAAACCATTCAAATTAACTTCTTCATTCCACAAAGGCACTAAGTGGCAGAGGGATTTACAACTTAGAAGCATTAAGCTAATAGATAGACAACCTTTTTGGCCAAACTtccaaaatttccttttttacaAATGCCACAGACAGGATGCTATGGAGGCACAAAAATGATGGTCTTTATACAGTTAGCAGTGCCAACAAAAGAGGTCTCCAACTGATGGCAGGAGATCCAAACCATCAATGGAACTATTTTTGGAAGGGGGACATTCCTACAAAAGTAAAATGTTTCACCTGGCTAGTGATAAAGAGGGCTTGTTTAACACATGAAGTATTACAGAAGAAGGGTAGACAAATGGTTCCCAGATGCTTTTTGTGCAACttgaaaggagaaaaaaacAATCACCTTTTCTTGCACTGTAACTTTACCAAGCAAGTCTAGAATTTATTTCGTAGCATTTCAAATCTGAATTGGACAATGCCAGAACATACATCAGAGTTGCTGAAGAGCTGGGTAATGAGAGGAGGCAGCAAGAGCCAAAGGAGATGGTGGAGGTTAATACCATCATGTATATGGTGGTCAGTTTGGAAGGAAAGgaatgttttgaaaaaagatCTAATTCTATTCACAAGGTCAAATGGAATTGTATAGTATCCTtacttttttggtgtaaacaatTGTGTATAGTAGATAACAAACCAGATTATAGATTTGATAGGAAGCTTGTAACTGACACTTTTTAGTAGAACCAGCATGCCCTTAATATTGAAGAATACAATCTcaccagtttcaaaaaaaatattataaacaatTGGGAAAATCCTGTTGACAAGCCATGCCATAtacttaaaattctaaattcacATGATCGTAAGCTTTTTCAAGATCCAACTTACATAAAATTCCCAATTTACTTTAATCTTCTTGGAATCAACCACTTTATTTGCCACCAACTCTACATCTAGTATCTCTCTTCCTTCCAAAAAGCATTATGAGAAGTGAACACCATCTTCCAATACCGTTTTTGTATACTAAAAGGCACATACGTGACAATTTTGTAAAAACTTCCTACCAGACTAATAGGTCTAAAATTCATTACACTCGAATTTCCTTCATTCTCTGGCGAAAGCATTATGAGGAGTGAAACCTTTTTAGTATATACAAAAAGCACTTTCGAGACAATTTTGTAAATGCCTCCTACCAGACTAATAGGTCTAAAATCCAATATACTCGACGTTCCTTCATTCTTTGGCGCAATGAAGTTCATAAAACACCCCAAGTTCAAGTCTCCACCTAACATTTCCTTATACTTTTCATAAAACCTACAGCGGTCCCCTTCACATGCTCCTCTCCCTCATACACCTAATGACTCAATGAAGTTCCTCCTCCTATTTGCAACTGCATTTCCAACCCCTTGttgagaataaaaaaaaacaagctaTCTACTCTCAATATTTTCAAGGTTATCCTAGACACAAGGCTGTCTGGACCATCTCTTCTACAGAATTGTTATACTATTGGTACAActttgtggggggggggggggggggggtaagggGGGATACTTGACAAAGAAGAGAGACCCAACCCCATGGAAACTAAATTTGGGCATAAAGACATTCCCTTCAAGATGTCTTTCTTGACTTGGAGGGCGGCTCACAACAGAGTAGCCACAAATGCTAAAGTGTCTAATTACAGcatcattgttattattgtgaATCTGCTAATATGCTGGAGATCATGCTAGAAGAATATGGACTTTCTTTGTTACACCTCTTGGCATTGAATTAAGGAATATGAACCCGAGGATGCTATTACTTCGCTGGTGGAATTTCAAGCACAGGAACCCCATAGCAGGTTACATCTTGAAAACTCTCCCACAAATCATATGTTGGAAATTGTGGAGGGCCAGATGTAGCCACACATATGATTCAGAGAAACCTTCCTTTTATAGATCTAGAACTAATATTCTGAATACTGTTTTGAAAATCACCAAGAAACAGTTTGGGCATGCTATACTGGGAAGTAGCTGGAGCAGCCATTTCAGGCCTGTGAAGCCGACCTCTAGCAACAAAGCATCATTGTTATAAACTGGCACAAACCCTCCACACCATTGGTCAAGTTGAACTCATAAGGCAGCCACTTAGATGGAATACATGGAGGAGGAGGAATAATCAGGAATAGTCGGGGGGATAGTCCTGTTTGCTTACTCCAACAAGGTAGGTCCAGGGACCAGCAATCAAGCAGAAGCAGTTACACTACTTTATGGACTTAAATGGTTTGGCAGGAATGGTTCCAATGTGATATGGGGGAGAAACTGATTCTATGCTCATTGTCAAAAGCATCAAGGTAGAATGGATAACTCCTTGGAGAATTAGTCACCAAGTTAAGGAGATCCGAAGACTTGATGCAAATCATGGCTTTACCATTACCTATTGCTATTTGCTACAGATAATCCAAGTAACTTGCCGACAAACTTGCAACCATTAGCCATGTCTATAATGAAGACCAAGAACTCACCTCCTATGTGTCTCTTCCTAGCCAAGTTAAGGGGTTGGTAAATATGGATAGGTGGAACACACCATCCTTTAGAATCAAACCTACTAAGCCCCGCTTCATTTATCATGAACCATTCTGATTCTACCCTCAAATTTTTGTGCTCTCGTTTTTGGTAGGACAAATTACACTAGTCTGATCTCAAAAATCATGTACCAAGTTTGGTATGCCAATCTCAAGCTATACCTTTTTGCCCATCAATGATCAATGGAGAACTAGATTTTTGCCCCcacaaaaatgttttttatgCGAATGTCCTAAAGCTTAAAACTAAACAACCATTTTGGACATTGAAATAAGATAGTCATAATTATGCACTTCCTCCACAGGTTATAGCCTATCAACCATATGCACGCACTCCAACATTAACGGAAGACATTAAACGAGTTTATCATAAATCAGATTGAACACAATCAACCATCAATTAATCAAGCTAAACTCTTCAAGTAGACAACTTGCGTAATGGCAGTTGAAacgaaaaataaaaggaaattggaaggaaaagaaaaaaaccttAAGATCGATATTGGAGCGAGAGTAAAGGAGGTGGTTGAATTCGGGGTCTCTTTGAATGTTCTTCCATTTTCCAGCTCCGTGCTTTGCAACGCCGGCACGAAGTGCTTCTTCTTCCTCCGATGTCCATTTCTGCTTTGGATTACCCATCCCTCACACTCAAATCTCTTACCAACTGCCGCTTAAACCCTCTGTTTTTCTGCGAAAATATTGGACGGCTTTCACTTCTTTCGGTTGGGGTTTTCGTGTGCATTCGCCTGTACCATCATTTATTCAACTTGGACCTTATTACCTACTTTAATTGTGACAAAATGACAAAACTTTGTCTCTTATATCTCATAggccaaaaatattttaatttgtacaTAAATTTCTTAGCCATTTTATCTCATTTTAATCCTTTTATCTTCATTTTCAGTAtatctatttaaataatttaaaaggttGATCCAAcatattaatgaaattattcactttttaaaaggaaaaattgtatataatagcaaactaataacctaaaataaatggaataattagggtttgatttaattgtgctccatagcaaacatttgcaaaaaattgtcaagcGCCTCTCTTTCAAATGTCTCGCTCGCCGCTCTTCTCCAATCTCTTGCTCGCTTCCtcattttttatacaaacacaagtgtataaaaattgtttctaattgtataaagcagagaaaattgtataaacacatatatttttgttcccctctcccCTCtttcagatctcgctcgccactttcccaaatctcgctcgctaGCTTCGCCTTTcaacttatacaaacagaagcaaaatgcataaattgtgtttttgtttgtataaagcatgAGAAAATTATacatacacatgcaagtacatatatttttgtcctgtacacttataattatacaataaaagtacTACCCTGCCcaatttcttttgcctttctctctttctcgttttatacaattcgattcaattgtatattccttgtcaagtctcttttgtctttctctctttctcattttatacaaattcaaattgtatataatcattctatatacttataataatacagttcgttttatacacttcgtttttatacagttctctgcccaagtgtctctttctctttcttgttttatacacttcgttcaATTtacttcaactgtatatgtatagcgaatcatacagtttctatgtttgttatggagcgcaattatgcaaactttgttacagcatacaaatatgaattttttatttgctatatgtgaaagttgcccatttTAAAACACGTGAGGAGtcctttttaattaatattcttctcctctatttattttctaaatatagaAGATTGACcgaaaaattaatgaaattattcatttttttaaacacATAAGGAATCTTTGACATTGTTATCGTTAACAATCAATTTTctcctatatttattttatctatcTTATTTCATCTACTTTATTtatccattttttaaaatttatatacctCATTTTCTATTTAACTCGCTCTATGCTAAACTAGATAGTGTTTGCCCGTGCTAGCACGGATCcaacatgaaaattatatgacatattaatattaatctttcaattaaaaaataacatcttATTTCATTGAATTAATACATGTCCCACCACAGAATTAATAGATGTATGAGGACCGACTACAACATAGTCAACTTTACTTAATAATAATGGTAATATCCAAAGTTGAACTCTAGGATAATTTAGTAAATCACAAATACAACCACCTGATTTGAATGACCCGGAGAATTACATAAAGCAAAACGCTACTTGAGAAAATATTTGCACCATACCCTTCTTAACCTGCTTTAAATCACATACAAATTAAAAAGTTTGCCAAGATTGCTATAAAAGGGGCATAGCATGTGGTTTGACACCCATATCAGTACAAAAGTAACTTTCTAAGTGTGTGAGTTTGTCAGTCCTGAGATCTTTCCTTCAACATGAAACTCCTCAAGTTTCATATACCAATTACACAGGGaatgtcgcgccccatttttcGCAAAAATGagtttgtgcacgacctaacaactcttttgggatttttagtttggagtcgccacctaacgaactAAGGCGTGTTAGGGCACCTATATAACCTATCTAAGTCTagctaaggtcaacgagccagagatcAGGGTAaaggttcaaattacctcgaggggaaggtgttaggcatccctcgaggtccacaaatgtAGGTCCcagccgtatctcatgcaatctatgtgggggttacaagtagcaatcaaggtcactttattattatttaataatatacttGCTAAGTGATGACATAAGATTaagcaattattttttttagttaatttaaacATGCAAGGCTAGGAggtagcaataaataaacaaacaaactcattttcatttattttgacaCACGCAACTATGTTATaaacaaatttaacaaataactcatgttattattttaattaatgttaatatgCGAGTCTAAGTGATAAGATATTAAACAATTGAGAAATAAACTTATTGttttttaagtaattatttaagCATGCAAAACTAAgtgataacaataaataaacattaaataaaatttaaaaataagcgagAGGACAAAACAAAGAGGCAAATAAATAAgcaaacaattttattatttttattttaatctactCCAAATAAATTGCTAAACGATTAAGactatttcaattatttattatttgagcatACGATCTATGTGGtaaacaaatattgcaaatatcaagcaattaataaaaagataaaCAAGAAGACATAATATGCACACAAGATATAGAAGATAGCtcgatttaatttattatgctACACCAAACAAGAATAACATATGTGAAAGTAAAGCtttgaaaattgagcaagttttgaataggaatttttattttaaagaaataattgtttctttttaagggtgatgccacgatattgttaatcgcgctcctccaccatagaaacaattttgatttgaggtcggtcttaaaaaaataacaatagtgtatatttttgaaaatgatttaaaagatttagtttgcATATAGGCACAtgaatatttacatataaataattaaaaatcatgggtaggtggtacttccggAGACGCATcggtttaatttaaaaattggaactagacctcataattcctttgactttcccactaacgataggttaggagatagtgcttacaatttatttttaaaagtaaacaatgtcataatcaatccaaaattttaGAGGATTGAACGatgactttttaaaaaagtttcaaaactttgtaaaaagaaaaactagtagaacattaatgtagtaaatttattaaatgcaaagattttactatgaaatatattcaaaaaccaggtaatttattaaatgcatgaaatgatttttttatggcTAGATCTAAAATTACtttatcacataaaaaaaattgtcaaataatTTACAAACCTATGCGCATGTTTTCTAATGCAAACAAATttgcaaataaaatatgattaa
Proteins encoded in this window:
- the LOC101263623 gene encoding telomere repeat-binding factor 4 → MGNPKQKWTSEEEEALRAGVAKHGAGKWKNIQRDPEFNHLLYSRSNIDLKDKWRNLNVSANGQGPRDKSRTPKAKANPDAAAAPLAITYAPLSSTLVPQDASADTVMEDSSKCALDGKTASKYNQMIYDALSSLNEPNGSDTSKLVNFIEQRHEVPQNFRRLLSSRLRRLVQQDKLEKIENSYRIKKEVLEKTKTAATPKQKHVGPRQLPNNAYLGDTAEEAAITAAYKVAEAENKSFVAAEAAKEAERVSKMEEDSDNSLQIYKDIFDKCSHGEIVLLTA